Proteins encoded together in one Rhizobium sp. ACO-34A window:
- a CDS encoding two-component sensor histidine kinase yields MRLKWPSPKLTIYGQITVTIVLCLIVVIVASARLERWVQQDYDVANLEALSNRISTMASVLAVASPSEREAIIEVANRANWDLSVTPIALANRFTNSSPKGSYIEWITDWLSPPDSGPEPYGGWKTFLDGRRVVSAKIGETGLLLLERLPETFVRSDALAFGSNYLVALVTLIVTLSVFAIWTITRPLRRIAAVAMRADISSGPTLFPERGSVEIVALARALNGMQNRISGMIQARTTMLRGISHDLRTPLTRLRLRADRVGENDVKDALLADIERIDRLLGESLNYLRDSQQVEEPERVDLASVIKTICDEFHDTGHDMTYRGPDRFILKVRPLALTRAITNLCENGTKFGTQVEVSMSVAGDFVTIDVADNGPGIPEQHRHRVTEPFYKVDTARGGADPGFGLGLSIVAEIVQAHQGRLELLDRQPTGLLARIKLPIQRK; encoded by the coding sequence TTGAGACTAAAATGGCCTTCACCCAAGCTCACGATTTACGGCCAGATAACCGTGACTATCGTGCTCTGCCTGATCGTCGTAATCGTCGCCAGCGCCCGGCTGGAGCGTTGGGTGCAGCAGGATTACGACGTCGCAAATCTGGAGGCGCTATCGAACAGAATCTCCACGATGGCGTCAGTACTTGCGGTGGCCTCACCGTCCGAAAGGGAGGCCATCATTGAAGTCGCCAATCGCGCCAATTGGGATCTGTCCGTAACGCCGATCGCTCTGGCCAACCGGTTCACGAACTCGTCGCCCAAAGGATCCTACATTGAATGGATCACCGACTGGTTGTCCCCTCCAGATAGCGGACCTGAGCCATATGGCGGCTGGAAAACGTTTCTCGACGGCCGACGCGTCGTTTCGGCCAAGATCGGCGAGACGGGTCTTCTCCTCCTCGAGCGCCTTCCGGAGACGTTTGTCAGAAGCGACGCGCTTGCATTCGGCTCCAACTACCTCGTAGCGCTGGTCACACTCATCGTCACACTGTCAGTCTTTGCGATATGGACGATTACCCGCCCTCTGCGGCGCATAGCCGCCGTGGCCATGCGCGCTGATATCTCCTCCGGCCCAACGTTGTTTCCGGAAAGGGGAAGCGTCGAGATCGTCGCCCTTGCCCGCGCGTTGAACGGAATGCAAAACCGCATCTCGGGCATGATCCAAGCTCGCACGACAATGCTGCGCGGCATCAGCCATGATCTTCGTACCCCTTTGACTCGCCTTCGACTACGCGCCGACCGTGTTGGAGAGAACGATGTGAAGGACGCACTTCTTGCTGACATCGAGCGAATAGATCGGCTGCTGGGGGAGAGCCTCAACTATCTACGTGACAGCCAGCAAGTCGAAGAGCCGGAGCGCGTCGACCTGGCCTCCGTCATAAAGACGATCTGCGATGAATTTCACGATACGGGGCACGATATGACTTATAGGGGGCCTGATCGTTTCATCCTGAAGGTCAGGCCGCTCGCCCTGACCCGCGCGATCACCAACCTTTGTGAGAATGGCACCAAATTCGGAACCCAAGTCGAAGTTTCAATGTCCGTCGCAGGCGACTTCGTAACGATCGACGTGGCTGACAATGGGCCCGGGATTCCTGAACAGCATCGCCACCGGGTGACCGAGCCCTTCTACAAGGTGGATACCGCCCGTGGCGGGGCCGATCCTGGTTTCGGGCTGGGCCTGTCAATCGTGGCGGAAATCGTGCAGGCCCACCAAGGGCGGCTGGAATTGCTCGACCGGCAACCGACAGGATTGTTGGCGAGAATAAAGCTGCCCATCCAACGCAAGTGA